From one Cyprinus carpio isolate SPL01 chromosome B3, ASM1834038v1, whole genome shotgun sequence genomic stretch:
- the LOC109061425 gene encoding cytochrome P450 2K1-like, whose protein sequence is MALVETLLMHMFTTEVLLAAVLLFLVVYLFSNSSNSPEDPPGPKPLPLLGNLHLLDLRQLHMSLLELSKKYGSVFTVHFGPKKFVVLAGYKTVKQALVNQAEEFGERDITPIFQDFNQGHGIVFANGDSWKAMRRFALSALRDFGMGKKMSEEKIVDETCYLREVFDKFQGNPFDTTQPVNYAVSNIISAIVYGKRFDYEDPKFQDMVDKANKNVQMLGSVVIQIYNMCPALGPWMKTWRLLMKNVESLRREIKELVNVLQETLNPLESRGFIDSFLIYKQSTQESGERESHFHEQNLLITVSNLFTAGTDTTGSTLRWGLMLMAKYPHIQDRVQEEIDQILAGREPASEDRKNVPYTDAVIHEIQRLANIVPMNLPHMTSCDVSFNGYFIKKGTCVLPLLTSVLRDENEWETPDTFNPEHFLDEKGQLRKRDAFMPFSAGRRVCPGESLARMELFLFFTSLLQCFRFTPPPGVSEDDLDLTPVVGLTLNPSPHKLCAISRTESQPN, encoded by the exons ATGGCTTTAGTGGAAACTCTTCTCATGCATATGTTCACCACAGAAGTTTTACTCGCTGCTGTGctgttgtttttggttgtttatcTCTTCTCTAATAGCTCCAACTCTCCAGAAGATCCTCCAGGACCCAAACCACTGCCTCTCCTGGGGAACCTGCACCTACTGGACCTCAGACAACTTCACATGAGCCTCTTGGAA TTGTCCAAGAAATACGGGTCGGTGTTCACAGTGCATTTTGGACCCAAGAAGTTTGTGGTTCTGGCAGGATACAAGACAGTTAAACAAGCACTTGTGAACCAGGCGGAAGAATTCGGGGAAAGAGACATTACCCCCATATTCCAGGATTTCAATCAAGGACACG GAATCGTCTTTGCTAATGGCGACAGCTGGAAGGCTATGAGAAGATTCGCTCTTTCAGCTCTTCGGGACTTTGGAATGGGCAAGAAAATGAGTGAAGAGAAAATAGTGGATGAGACATGTTATCTGCGGGAAGTGTTTGATAAGTTTCAAG GAAATCCATTTGATACGACCCAACCGGTGAATTACGCTGTCTCCAACATCATCTCAGCTATTGTTTATGGGAAACGGTTTGATTATGAGGACCCAAAGTTTCAGGATATGGTGGACAAGGCAAACAAGAACGTCCAGATGCTTGGTTCTGTTGTGATACAG ATCTACAACATGTGTCCAGCTCTTGGTCCCTGGATGAAGACGTGGAGGCTGCTGATGAAAAATGTGGAAAGCCTCAGAAGAGAGATAAAGGAGCTGGTGAACGTCTTACAGGAGACTTTGAACCCGCTTGAGAGCAGAGGATTCATCGACTCGTTCCTCATCTACAAACAAAGCACACAA GAATCAGGAGAAAGAGAGTCACACTTCCATGAGCAGAATTTGCTCATTACAGTGTCAAACCTGTTTACTGCTGGTACAGACACGACCGGCTCGACGCTGCGCTGGGGTCTGATGCTCATGGCCAAATACCCTCATATACAAG ATCGAGTTCAGGAGGAGATCGACCAGATACTTGCTGGCCGTGAACCTGcatcagaggacagaaaaaacGTACCATATACAGATGCCGTGATTCATGAAATCCAGAGACTGGCTAATATAGTACCCATGAATCTCCCTCATATGACCAGCTGTGACGTTTCCTTCAATGGATACTTCATCAAGAAG GGGACGTGTGTTTTGCCGCTGCTGACGTCTGTGTTGAGGGATGAGAATGAGTGGGAGACACCAGACACCTTCAACCCTGAACACTTTCTAGACGAGAAGGGTCAGCTGAGGAAACGAGACGCCTTCATGCCCTTCTCTGCAG GACGCAGGGTTTGTCCTGGAGAGAGTTTGGCCAGGATGGAGCTCTTCCTGTTCTTCACGTCCCTCCTTCAGTGTTTCCGCTTCACTCCTCCTCCAGGagtgtctgaagatgatctggaTCTCACTCCAGTCGTGGGTTTGACTTTGAACCCTTCACCCCACAAACTGTGTGCAATCAGTAGAACCGAAAGTCAACCAAACTGA